The following coding sequences are from one Lycium ferocissimum isolate CSIRO_LF1 chromosome 3, AGI_CSIRO_Lferr_CH_V1, whole genome shotgun sequence window:
- the LOC132050450 gene encoding LRR receptor-like serine/threonine-protein kinase FLS2, producing MQLHGTIPPHLGNLSFLVSLDISDNIFHGGFLEELAHLQRLKLINVTSNNFTGPIPSFLSLLPNLQYMYLSMNQFWGEIPSSLSNLTKLEVLRINRNFLEGEIRREIGDLRYLTFLDLQYNQLTGSIPTSIFNITTMQNIALTYNNLTGEIPVELRNLKKLQVLSLAKNEFTGSVPASIFNMSTLKILDLGTNKLSGTLPLDLGRGMPILEELYCGGNNLSGFISTSISNSSRLRILDLSYNSFTGPIPESLGNLEYLEILNLKGNNLFSDSTLSFPTSLTNCRKLRVLSVADNPLDGVLSASIGNFSNSLNLFKGDGCKLKGVIPREIGNLTGVIHMSLFNNEFTGHIPNTLQGMLNLQEFYLQRNKIEGTIPDVICSLKNLGAIDLSENQFLGSVPPCLGEVTSLRYLNLAYNMLNSRLPASLGSLQDLLVFNVSSNLLSGKIPLEIGNLKAAAVIDLSKNEFSGKIPSTLGGLDNLINLSLAHNRLDGPIPNSFGKMLALEFLDLCYNNLSGEIPKSLEALVYLKYLNFSFNKLSGEIPGGGYFANTTGQSFLSNDALCGDSRFNVKPCVIQSSKRKKAFFVLYIILTVGLSFLVLAVAYVVLSLLRTKKNIGQADVSLVKGHERISYYELEHATEGFNESNLLGNGSFKDGLQGDI from the exons ATGCAACTTCATGGTACCATTCCTCCACACCTTGGGAACCTCTCATTTCTCGTCTCCCTCGACATCAGTGACAACATTTTTCACGGGGGTTTCCTAGAAGAGTTGGCTCATTTGCAGAGGTTGAAATTGATTAATGTCACAAGCAATAACTTCACCGGACCCATTCCATCATTTTTAAGTTTGTTACCTAACCTTCAATACATGTACCTTTCGATGAATCAATTTTGGGGGGAAATTCCATCTTCCCTTTCCAATCTAACAAAGCTGGAAGTGTTGAGAATAAATAGAAATTTTCTCGAAGGAGAGATCCGTCGGGAAATCGGTGATCTTCGTTACTTGACTTTCCTAGACCTGCAATATAATCAGCTTACTGGCTCTATACCAACATCAATCTTCAACATTACAACGATGCAAAACATTGCTCTTACCTATAACAATCTTACTG GAGAGATACCAGTGGAGCTACGTAATCTTAAGAAACTACAGGTGCTGTCTTTAGCCAAGAATGAGTTTACTGGTTCTGTCCCTGCAAGCATTTTCAACATGTCAACACTGAAGATCCTAGATCTTGGGACAAACAAGCTTTCAGGTACTCTTCCTTTAGATTTAGGTCGTGGAATGCCCATCCTAGAAGAACTTTATTGTGGAGGAAACAACCTGAGTGGTTTTATCTCTACTTCAATCTCAAATTCTTCAAGACTCAGAATACTTGATCTCTCATACAACAGTTTCACAGGTCCAATTCCTGAATCACTTGGTAATTTAGAATACCTTGAGATTCTAAACTTGAAGGGGAATAATCTTTTCAGTGATTCAACATTGAGCTTCCCTACATCATTAACAAATTGTAGGAAACTAAGAGTACTCTCGGTTGCTGATAATCCGTTGGATGGTGTTTTGTCCGCATCTATAGGGAATTTCTCCAACTCTCTAAATTTGTTTAAAGGAGATGGTTGTAAACTTAAGGGCGTCATTCCTCGAGAAATTGGTAATCTTACTGGAGTGATACATATGAGTTTGTTTAACAATGAGTTTACTGGTCATATTCCAAATACTCTCCAAGGCATGTTGAACCTTCAAGAATTTTACCTACAAAGAAACAAGATAGAAGGAACCATACCAGATGTTATATGCAGTTTAAAGAATCTTGGTGCAATAGACTTGtcagaaaatcagtttttaggTTCCGTGCCACCATGCTTAGGAGAAGTTACTAGTTTGAGGTATCTTAATCTAGCTTACAACATGCTGAATTCAAGATTACCTGCAAGCTTGGGGAGCCTTCAAGATCTTCTAGTATTCAACGTTTCATCCAATTTATTAAGTGGGAAAATTCCacttgaaattggaaatttaaAGGCTGCAGCAGTCATTGATTTgtcaaaaaatgaattttctgGTAAGATTCCTAGCACTCTAGGGGGTCTAGACAACTTGATTAATCTTTCTCTGGCACATAATAGATTAGATGGGCCTATTCCAAATTCGTTTGGCAAAATGTTGGCGTTGGAATTCTTGGATCTTTGCTATAACAATCTTAGCGGTGAAATTCCAAAATCTTTAGAAGCTCTTGTGTATCTCAAATACCTAAACTTCTCATTCAATAAACTTAGTGGAGAGATTCCCGGTGGTGGTTATTTTGCAAATACTACGGGTCAATCTTTCTTGTCCAATGATGCACTTTGTGGTGACTCCCGGTTTAACGTGAAACCATGTGTCATCCAATCTTCCAAGAGGAAAAAGGCATTCTTtgttttgtacatcattttgacAGTGGGTCTGTCATTTCTTGTATTAGCCGTCGCGTATGTAGTTTTAAGTTTGCTAAGGACAAAGAAGAATATAGGTCAAGCAGATGTGTCTTTGGTAAAAGGACATGAAAGAATTTCCTATTATGAACTTGAACATGCAACAGAAGGATTCAACGAAAGCAACTTGCTTGGTAATGGGAGTTTCAAAGATGGTCTACAAGGGGATATTTAA